TCAGGCTCGTTCCATTTCCATTGATAAATCTGCCCGGTCGATGACAAAGCCACTAATTCGCTGTACATTTGAGCAATATGGGTGAATTTGACATGCGGCTCAGGCCAGAATTCTACATCATCAGACATCCACAATGGAGTTTGTTGCGATAATATTTCTTTCTTCTTGGTTTCTAAACGTGGAAAAATAAAGGATTAAAATCACCCTAGTAAAATGGGAGATTTTGAACACAGAATTTCCTCGTTACCAGGATCTTTATCCCATCCAGACTCTCTTAGAGCTGTTTCCAACCAACGCTTAGGACCATAATACTGTCGTTCTCGCCATCTCGAGAAACTTTCCCGGTGATCGCGAGGATCTCGTTCTCTATCAGTAGGAGGATCACTACTAGTTGATGTATTGGCACGATCACGTTCGGTTACCGATCTTCGATTAACCATGCTACCACCACTTGTACCTCCACTACTCCGgctaaaaaattaaaccaatatTTAGCATAcgataggggggggggggaagcaCGGTATAAAAATCCGAAATTAGCGTACTTCCGCAATGCTGAAGAATAACCGAACATATCTTCGGTGAAAATAGTATCGGTATCGATAATAACACTATGGTCGGGATGAAATCCGCTATCGAGGAGAGAAATTAAATCGTCAGGTCCGTACGAATCTCCGCCATCGTCGCCGTCGTCACCGTCTTCATCGTCCCGCGATAATAAATTATTAACGGCTAAATTCACGTCGAGATTTGTACGCTACAAAGAACATCGAACAAAAAAACCATTCTTTAAGTAATCCAAAATACGACAATTACCAAGCTAAAATTCAGCGACTGAAAGTTTACCTGTAATTCTCGAACAATCATACTTCTGCTTTTGCCTTGTAATACGACTTGAGCTTGCGAGATTAACTCTTCGGGTACGTAAGATGCCGGCACAACCGGTCTAGAACTTGGATGACCTCCGGCTGCAGATCCCATTATAACTCGAGTAGAACCAGATCCGCCTCTATACGATGTACCGCTCGATCTCATGATCCTAGCACGTGTTCGTGTCATTTGCCTAGAAGTATTGGAGTTTCCACCGCCAGAACCGCTATCTTGGCCGCCACCACCGCCGCCATTTCCGCCAGCGCCACCGCTACCGCTGCTTTTGTTGCTAAAATCCGAACGCCGGTGATTAGATAAGAAATGAAAGATGATTTTGAACGTGAAAAAGGGCTCACTTTTTATTCGGATCCGGTTTGGTCAAATCTAATCGGTCAACTATGACAGAGTATGCGACTCTACAAACGTGTCCATCTTCtagtaaaaatgcaaaatggtTCTGTCCAACGACGATTTGTTTCACTAACGCTTTCAAGCTGTTTAGAGCCGAAGGGGCGTGAGAAGATTGTCCAAATCGATTCAGACGATCAGATATATCTTTCAATCTGAAAAGTAATCATAATGAATCATCAGCTAAGTATTTATCACTAATTCGTAAGTGGAATATGTTGCGCATTCGTgtgcaaaaattaatcatttcactttgaaagaaagaaaacctCAATTTTAAAGCCTTCGAAACACAATTCGAATTAAATATTTGTTAATCATTCATGAAGTTATGcttcactgaaaaaaaagacaattcaGAAGGGTATCAAATCACACCAGATGATAAATTTATTACACGTATGTCGAAATGGCCGGGTACGAATTGGGTGAATTCGAGACAcagaaatatccaaaaaccgACATATGGTTCAGTAAGATGATAATTCGAGATAGATCAGATTAAAATACCGATTAATACAGAGCCTAAAATCGAATCTTCTTTCGAGCCTGCATTCCAGGACACGGCGAATCATCCGATAATGGAGGACACACTTACCTGTCATTTAATTGATCGTCTGTTCCGGGAGTCGGATGCACAACGAATTGCAAAGATGACATGATGATTAAGCTTGATTCTCGATCGAAGAAAACGTTACGAAAGTAAAAAGTGTGGTTTCATCTTGAATTCATTCTACGACTCCACACCACACATtcgccattttgtaaaagtAACCATAAAAAGCATTTAAAAGCTAGAGATAATGACCGAAAAGCAAACGACTGCGAGAATGCGACAAGCACGTTTCGACTGATActaaaatttatctaaaaacgggttcaaattttcaaaatttacagtttttttacaaatatattccaataaaataatcaaataccAATTTCAGTACCAAAAACTGCTCGTCTCGACGTTCGAGCCACTGGAGGAAGGGTTGAGAAATGACCACCCTCTTTTCCTCTCGCGAACAATGTACATGGTACACTTTGGAACGGTGTACCTTTCAAGTCAAGGTTATcgaaaactttttggaaaatttgcaacTTTATATAGCGATCCTAGCGACAGTTTTTGTAACTACAGCCATTTTGGGTTTGACAAAATATCGTTTTGTTGTTTTATCGTCACAACAAACATAAATTTTTAGATAACAACGAAAGTGAAAGTGAaccggaaaattttattttgaagaagtttttcctttaaaattttccctttaaagcatgaaaattgaaaataaaatgactaTGAAGATGAAAGTAAGATTCTCGCACATCTTTTTCTCGTTTCTATGGTGAAAATTCGTCCTAGTAACTTGAAATTCATGTTTTAGTTGAACCCTGAACTCAGCTGTCTCGAAGctcaggaaaaattttggagaggtaaattcaaagaaattaacgaaaaatttgccgaagaaagaagaaaaatggaaaCCCTATTTATTCAAATTACTGCAGAAAGTATGATCttgtttttatttactttttttcgacAGAAAGTAAACCTTTCTATGTCTTTCTACATTTATGGTACATACATTGTCATTCAACTGAAAGCTTTATcacgtattgaaaaaatgtttattgcAGATGAACGAttgaaaaatgacttgaatgAACTCTCGTTGCAGTCCTCTAAATGCTCAGTTTCAGTTCAAACCTCTCCGGTAAGAATATACTACGTTTTTCTCATCTATCACTTTTAATGTACCCATActtatatttaaaaatgattattgaaaaattgtagatcGATAACGAAACCGACGTAATATGCAAGTATTGTCAAAGACCTCTGGTCAAAACGCGGACAGTATTTCCTAAACAAAAAGATTTTCGTGAAAAGCTCAAAGAGGATAAAagcaaaagtgaatttttcatagACAATGATTTAATCTTACGTGAAAATACTACATTCTCGAGAGAAAAAGATCATTGCGACGATgaatataataataaaatcaatGTAGAAAGAACAATtacgaaattattttcaacaaatgatcactcagaatctcaaaaaattgctaataaaCTCGTGGAACTGTACGAGAAACGTAGCAAATCAGTTCCTGATTTAGTATACGAGGAAACTGAAACTGACTACGAAAATTCGCTCGAAGCAGGGAATAGAATAGTTGTACAGGATGACAGTGATTGCAGTCGAAGTGAAATGTgcgtttatttttcatgtatttAGAGTTGGATTTTTTCACCGATTATTTTGATCACCTTATCGAGTTTTGCACTTGTTTCCGAATTTTGGGTAGTTCACATTCGCACGAAATCAACTTCGAATTGACTATATTAATATAAATTGctctaaatcaatttttttttaaacaatttaattaacattttttcaataataatttgtGTACAGACTAGAAACAAACGACCTGATTTCTTCAGACGACTCggagaaaatttccattttgaatgaACCAACTTATCAACCTGTTGAGACGTCAAAATATTCGAAGAGAAAAAACGGATTCCTTCCAACAGTTCGAAACATTCGAAagaaagtaagtacctaattagaATAAAAAACTCATCTATGATTTCTCTGGAAAGTAAATAATGTTTTTCGATATTTCAGATGTTcagaaatttatccaaaatcaAGAGAACCTGTACTGATATCAAATTGACTGATACTCATATGAAATCTGATGTGAAAATTCCCAATGGAGTCACTTCATCTTCGAACGTTTCAAATAAATTAGGTTCGTAGTTCATTTAGAAGcaaaaaaggaaaattgaaGTGTAATTATTACCTACAATTTGTTtggtttttcagaaaaagatatttccaattcaaaattacaatccCCTCACAAAACCAGAAACGAAGAAGCTCGACTCGAAGAGTTACAGACTTCTACAAAATGTCAACTAATTAGtgcgatga
The sequence above is a segment of the Planococcus citri chromosome 3, ihPlaCitr1.1, whole genome shotgun sequence genome. Coding sequences within it:
- the LOC135839852 gene encoding uncharacterized protein LOC135839852, coding for MKIENKMTMKMKLNPELSCLEAQEKFWRGKFKEINEKFAEERRKMETLFIQITAENERLKNDLNELSLQSSKCSVSVQTSPIDNETDVICKYCQRPLVKTRTVFPKQKDFREKLKEDKSKSEFFIDNDLILRENTTFSREKDHCDDEYNNKINVERTITKLFSTNDHSESQKIANKLVELYEKRSKSVPDLVYEETETDYENSLEAGNRIVVQDDSDCSRSEILETNDLISSDDSEKISILNEPTYQPVETSKYSKRKNGFLPTVRNIRKKMFRNLSKIKRTCTDIKLTDTHMKSDVKIPNGVTSSSNVSNKLEKDISNSKLQSPHKTRNEEARLEELQTSTKCQLISAMKKSKSTGNIVKKVAFSDDLPSMKTVSESNLFQVDDYRFKRQSDAKPLLVGSVQVHRDKFNRPIPAPRFRKNIVDMNSS